In one Nicotiana tomentosiformis chromosome 6, ASM39032v3, whole genome shotgun sequence genomic region, the following are encoded:
- the LOC138894649 gene encoding uncharacterized mitochondrial protein AtMg00810-like, with translation MHQRKYVLELISEVGLAAAKPALTPIDNNVKLTSKQYDDHVGQTKDSEDSVPLVDQTFFQILIEKPLYLTVTRRDIAFGVQTLSQFLQQPKNSHMEVALRIVKYIKIHLGQGILLSSTQINTITTLCDAVWCHILSR, from the coding sequence ATGCATCAAAGGAAATATGTCTTGGAGCTAATTTCAGAGGTTGGACTTGCTGCAGCAAAACCAGCATTAACTCCTATTGACAATAATGTCAAGCTAACTTCAAAACAGTATGATGACCATGTTGGACAAACAAAAGACTCAGAAGACAGTGTTCCATTGGTTGATCAAACTTTCTTTCAGATACTGATAGAAAAACCTCTATATTTAACTGTAACTAGACGTGACATAGCCTTTGGGGTTCAAACACTTAGTCAATTTCTTCAACAGCCCAAAAATTCACATATGGAAGTTGCCTTGAGAATTGTCAAGTACATTAAGATTCATCTAGGTCAAGGAATCTTATTATCTAGTACTCAGATTAATACTATCACTACATTATGTGATGCAGTCTGGTGTCACAtccttagtcgttaa
- the LOC138894650 gene encoding uncharacterized protein — protein MVITDDSLGQNPGTQFTTEHTTQSTRNQVNQANGIDYNHPLFLSPVDVSGIQIISFQLTRIENYSIWFRSMRVALLGRNKLGMVNGTWKKERFSEIMWNHWKKVNVIVLSWIMNSVAKVGGIMYASSAQVNLWEEFEGLVPARGCDCPKSREFVSYLQKLKLYQFMMGLNDSYSQVRIEILIRGLTLTINQTYALIVSDEGQKPIPAITRILGAYLTGQMGSFEAAMYSNARGNQNQNQRFRRNYNDTYCEFCKMKGHSKENCYKIVGYPVEFKNKKKKEMGVQTQMQLIMSTF, from the exons ATGGTGATAACTGATGACTCGCTGGGTCAAAATCCAGGAACTCAATTCACTACTGAACATACAACTCAATCTACAAGGAATCAAGTAAACCAAGCTAATGGGATTGATTATAATCATCCTCTATTTCTGTCTCCTGTAGATGTGAGTGGAATTCAGATCATATCATTTCAATTGACTAGGATTGAAAACTACTCTATTTGGTTTAGGTCTATGCGAGTTGCCTTGTTAGGGAGAAACAAGCTTGGTATGGTTAATGGCACATGGAAGAAAGAAAGATTTTCAGAAATTATGTGGAATCATTGGAAAAAAGTGAATGTGATCGTGCTTTCTTGGATCATGAATTCTGTGGCAAAAGTTGGAGGAATCATGTACGCATCTAGTGCACAAGTG AATCTATGGGAAGAATTTGAAGGCTTGGTGCCAGCACGTGGGTGTGATTGCCCAAAATCAAGGGAATTTGTGAGTTACTTGCAGAAATTAAAGTTGTATCAGTTCATGATGGGATTGAACGATTCATATTCTCAAGTTAGGATTGAGATTCTAATAAGAGGTCTCACTCTTACTATTAATCAGACATATGCCTTAATTGTGAGTGATGAGGGACAAAAACCTATTCCTGCTATCACAAGAATTTTGGGAGCTTATCTAACAGGCCAAATGGGAAGTTTTGAAGCTGCAATGTACTCTAATGCTAGAggaaatcaaaatcaaaatcaaagatttagaagaAATTATAATGATACATACTGTGAATTCTGTAAGATGAAGGGACATAGCAAAGAAAACTGCTACAAGATAGTTGGATACCCTGTAGAGttcaagaacaaaaaaaaaaaggaaatgggAGTACAAACACAAATGCAACTTATAATGTCAACCTTCTAA
- the LOC138894651 gene encoding uncharacterized protein, whose protein sequence is MEDKNKVLYSGTHTIGNKPIILKSWSADFNFYDEVLKTIPQWVSFPNLPLNYWGKITLSRIASGLGCPIYADDCISSTTRISYARVLIEMDISKELPKCIIVQDPPGKEFEHVVEYDWVPQYCHKCLMVGHDFVVTQEVAEPQLVM, encoded by the coding sequence ATGGAGGATAAAAATAAAGTATTGTATTCAGGGACACACACTATAGGTAATAAGCCAATTATCCTCAAATCGTGGTCTGCTGATTTCAATTTTTATGATGAGGTGTTGAAGACCATACCACAGTGGGTGAGTTTTCCAAACTTGCCTCTGAATTATTGGGGTAAGATTACATTGAGCAGAATTGCTAGTGGTTTGGGTTGCCCTATATATGCTGATGATTGTATATCTAGTACAACTAGAATCTCCTATGCTAGGGTTCTAATTGAAATGGATATTTCAAAGGAATTGCCAAAATGTATTATAGTGCAGGATCCACCGGGGAAAGAATTTGAACATGTGGTAGAGTATGATTGGGTGCCACAGTACTGCCACAAATGCCTTATGGTTGGGCATGATTTTGTTGTCACGCAAGAAGTTGCTGAACCACAGTTGGTAATGTAG